The Cucumis melo cultivar AY chromosome 6, USDA_Cmelo_AY_1.0, whole genome shotgun sequence genome includes a region encoding these proteins:
- the LOC103496801 gene encoding mannose-6-phosphate isomerase 1-like, with amino-acid sequence MESDAFPTKKQSNVFRLKCSVQTYDWGIRGQDSLVARLFALNSGSVIDPDKPYAEFWMGTHDSGPSFLIPAAVENGGRIDSYSTSLKSWVLENPNVLGDKVVQKWGSDIPFLFKVLSVAKPLSIQAHPDKELAKELHILQPKVYRDANHKPEMALAITDFEALCGFISLEELKYVLHTVPESVEMIGTAATNRLLLLDDEDEEEDLKSALRLAFTQLMSAPKLLISKVISELTRRLHSESEVRQLTAKEALVLNLEKQYPDDVGIIAAFFLNYVKLSAGEALYLGANEPHAYIKGECIECMATSDNVVRAGLTPKFRDVQTLCAMLTYKQGFPEILQGVPMNPYITKYVPPFDEFEVDRCALPKGTSVLFPSSPGPSIFLVAGGKGMMMLNEESVESDVISEGDVLFVPAETEINLTSEVELLIFRTGVNNKFFDTFMNGK; translated from the exons ATGGAGTCTGACGCTTTTCCCACCAAGAAACAGAGCAATGTATTCCGATTGAAGTGCTCTGTTCAGACTTACGATTGGGGAATCAGAGGGCAAGATTCTCTTGTCGCTAGACTCTTCGCTCTGAACTCTGGATCCGTTATCGATCCTGATAAACCCTACGCTGAATTCTGGATGGGAACCCATGATTCCGGACCTTCCTTTTTAATTCCCGCCGCTGTTGAGAATGGCGGCCGGATTGACTCCTATTCAACTTCTTTGAAGTCATGGGTGTTGGAAAATCCCAATGTTCTCGGTGATAAGGTCGTCCAGAAATGGGGTTCCGATATCCCCTTTCTGTTCAAG gttCTTTCTGTGGCGAAACCATTGTCGATTCAGGCTCATCCTGATAAGGAATTGGCCAAAGAACTTCATATCTTGCAACCTAAAGTTTATAGAGATGCAAATCACAAACCTGAAATGGCTCTCGCCATTACTGATTTTGAGGCTTTGTGTGGATTCATCAGTCTCGAG GAGTTGAAGTATGTTCTTCATACTGTTCCTGAAAGTGTAGAAATGATTGGCACTGCAGCCACAAACAGACTGTTGTTGTTAGATGACGAAGACGAGGAAGAAGATCTGAAGTCTGCTCTAAGGTTGGCTTTCACCCAGTTGATGTCGGCTCCCAAATTGTTGATATCGAAAGTGATATCAGAATTGACGAGGCGACTGCACTCTGAAAGTGAG GTGAGGCAATTAACTGCTAAGGAAGCTTTGGTTTTAAATCTTGAGAAGCAATATCCAGATGACGTGGGCATTATAGCAGCCTTTTTCTTAAATTATGTGAAGCTTAGTGCTGGAGAAGCCCTATACCTTGGGGCAAACGAGCCTCATGCATATATAAAGGGCGAGTGTATTGAGTGCATGGCAACGTCCGATAATGTTGTTCGGGCTGGTCTAACTCCCAAGTTTCGTGATGTCCAAACTCTCTGTGCCATGCTCACTTACAAACAG GGCTTTCCTGAAATCCTCCAAGGAGTTCCCATGAATCCATACATAACGAAGTATGTTCCACCATTCGATGAATTTGAGGTAGATCGTTGTGCTCTTCCCAAGGGGACATCTGTCTTATTTCCATCGAGCCCTGGACCCTCGATATTTCTGGTTGCTGGAGGAAAGGGGATGATGATGCTGAATGAAGAATCAGTTGAAAGTGATGTAATTAGTGAAGGAGACGTCCTCTTCGTACCTGCTGAAACTGAGATTAATCTAACAAGTGAAGTTGAGTTGCTCATTTTTAGAACAGGAGTAAACAACAAGTTCTTTGACACATTCATGAATGGTAAATAA